One stretch of Candidatus Acidiferrales bacterium DNA includes these proteins:
- the aspS gene encoding aspartate--tRNA ligase, with protein LLDSLGELKRTHYCGELRPSHVGQGVVLMGWVHGRRDLGQLIFIDLRDRTGVAQVVFNPEINAEAHRRSGELRSEFVAAVEGKVAKRTKPNPGLATGEVEVIAERVWILNESRTPPFVVEDETTASEETRLKFRYLDLRRPRLHQNIALRHKLIFTIRQYLDSQGFYEIETPFLTRSTPEGARDYLVPSRIHHGHFYALPQSPQIFKQLLMIGGMERYFQIVRCFRDEDLRADRQPEFTQLDLEMSFVQRDDVFSVIEQTMARAFEVAGIKIQTPFPRMPYADAIRRFGTDKPDMRFGMELVDVSEVFSAPAVRAGLQVEPPVYAVVVPGASGFSRKQLDELGALAKSAGAKSLYSVKVTDQGLQSSLEKVLGRETLETLARTCGAKAGELILAVAAGTKAPGKDLAAAVAGALRLHLERKLSRFERKQYAFVWIVDFPLFEYSEEEKRWVSSHHPFTAPADEDIDKILGDPARVRSKAYDLVLNGIELGSGSIRIHRQDVQAQVFRALGMSEEEARQRFGFFLDALAYGTPPHGGIALGIDRIAMIMAEGDSLRDVIAFPKTTSATDLMAEAPATVGPTQLDELGIALKPPEKP; from the coding sequence TTGCTTGATTCTCTCGGCGAATTGAAGCGCACTCACTACTGCGGCGAACTGCGGCCAAGCCACGTTGGCCAAGGCGTGGTACTGATGGGCTGGGTGCACGGTCGGCGAGACCTGGGCCAGCTTATTTTCATTGACCTGCGCGACCGGACGGGAGTGGCCCAGGTGGTCTTCAATCCTGAGATCAATGCCGAAGCCCACCGACGTTCCGGCGAACTGCGCAGCGAGTTTGTGGCAGCGGTTGAGGGCAAGGTGGCGAAGCGAACGAAGCCGAATCCAGGGCTGGCCACGGGCGAGGTGGAGGTGATCGCCGAGCGGGTGTGGATTCTCAACGAATCGCGCACGCCGCCCTTTGTCGTAGAAGATGAAACGACGGCCAGCGAGGAAACACGGCTGAAATTCCGCTATCTGGATTTGCGCCGGCCGCGGTTGCACCAAAATATCGCGTTGCGCCACAAACTCATCTTCACCATTCGACAATATCTGGACAGCCAGGGATTCTATGAGATTGAAACGCCTTTTCTGACGCGCTCGACGCCCGAGGGAGCGCGTGACTATCTTGTGCCCAGCCGAATCCATCACGGGCACTTCTACGCCCTGCCGCAATCGCCACAAATTTTCAAACAGCTTCTGATGATCGGCGGCATGGAGCGATATTTCCAGATCGTGCGCTGCTTCCGGGACGAGGACCTTCGGGCTGACCGCCAGCCCGAGTTCACCCAGCTTGATTTGGAGATGTCATTCGTCCAACGCGATGATGTCTTTTCGGTCATCGAACAAACGATGGCACGGGCGTTTGAGGTGGCCGGGATCAAGATTCAAACGCCTTTTCCGCGGATGCCATACGCCGATGCCATCCGGCGCTTTGGCACGGACAAGCCAGACATGCGATTTGGCATGGAGCTGGTGGACGTTTCCGAGGTGTTTTCGGCGCCCGCGGTGAGGGCAGGGTTGCAGGTCGAGCCGCCCGTCTATGCGGTAGTTGTTCCCGGCGCCAGCGGATTCTCTCGGAAACAGCTCGACGAACTGGGCGCACTCGCGAAATCCGCCGGAGCGAAAAGTCTCTATTCGGTCAAAGTCACCGACCAGGGTTTGCAGTCTTCGCTCGAAAAGGTGCTTGGGCGGGAGACGCTGGAGACGCTGGCGCGAACCTGCGGGGCAAAGGCTGGGGAATTGATCCTGGCGGTGGCCGCGGGTACGAAAGCACCGGGAAAGGACCTAGCGGCGGCCGTTGCCGGAGCCTTGCGTTTGCATCTAGAACGGAAACTGAGCCGCTTCGAACGAAAGCAGTATGCGTTTGTCTGGATCGTCGATTTTCCTCTCTTCGAATACAGCGAGGAGGAGAAGCGGTGGGTCTCGTCGCATCACCCTTTTACCGCCCCGGCTGACGAGGATATAGACAAAATCCTTGGCGACCCGGCCAGAGTGCGGTCGAAAGCGTACGACCTTGTGCTAAACGGCATCGAACTGGGTAGCGGCTCGATCCGAATTCACCGGCAAGACGTGCAGGCGCAAGTCTTTCGCGCGCTGGGGATGAGCGAAGAAGAGGCGCGGCAGCGCTTCGGCTTCTTTTTGGACGCGCTCGCTTACGGCACGCCGCCGCACGGCGGCATCGCGCTGGGAATTGACCGCATCGCGATGATTATGGCTGAGGGTGATTCCCTCCGCGATGTGATCGCGTTCCCCAAGACAACCAGCGCGACCGATTTGATGGCTGAGGCGCCCGCCACCGTTGGTCCCACCCAACTCGATGAACTCGGCATCGCCCTGAAGCCGCCCGAGAAGCCCTAA
- the mutL gene encoding DNA mismatch repair endonuclease MutL, translating to MPSIRILPETVANKIAAGEVVERPASVVKELVENSLDAGATQVSVEVESGGKRLLRVADDGSGMSHDDALLAFERHSTSKLRTAEDLVSIATLGFRGEALPSVAAVSRIVLETRSQEEEAGTRIEIAGGKLMSVRAAGLPPGTCVTVRDLFYNVPARRKFLKSETTELGHIASLVTHYSLAHPEKSFVLKTPTQEIMNVGPVASYQDRIFQLFGKQALDELLELKETKVAAPPAPWETGSAAAVGEPGDTEREPAEMAIRGFVSKPEVQRPNRNAIYVFVNRRLVRDRLILHAIHEAYRNILPSDAFPTVLLFLELPFAEVDVNVHPSKVEVRFRHSAWVHDSAREAIRAALTALKPIASFPSVGRPAQRAAGVAAAGTGPSLQQAIPTDVPMSDGAGFELEPYQPAPEPQRFSFETGEAIPLALSDESRQGVTGTFANAAGQPASTAPTTTEAEIANLKPLGQVSNSFIVAVNASGLWIVDQHVAHERVLFERQLRERQAGQVTGQRLLMPIIVQLSPCQQATFDQIAAELRSSGFDVEPFGQRTVAIQSAPTGISTSDLDKLLVELLDGVEKDAQTTNVETLRRKIAASVSCHAAIKINMPLDQRKMEWLLGELAKTDCPMSCPHGRPIVLRYSLREIEKAFKRV from the coding sequence ATGCCATCCATCCGCATCTTGCCCGAGACGGTGGCGAACAAAATCGCTGCCGGTGAGGTGGTCGAACGCCCCGCGTCGGTTGTCAAAGAGCTGGTTGAGAACTCGCTCGACGCGGGCGCCACGCAAGTATCGGTGGAAGTGGAATCGGGCGGGAAGCGACTTCTGCGGGTAGCCGACGATGGCTCAGGGATGAGCCACGACGATGCGCTGCTTGCCTTTGAGCGCCACTCCACCAGCAAACTCCGCACGGCTGAAGATTTGGTTTCGATTGCCACGTTGGGCTTCCGCGGCGAGGCGTTGCCGTCGGTCGCCGCCGTTTCGCGGATTGTGCTTGAAACGAGGTCGCAGGAAGAAGAAGCGGGGACGCGCATCGAAATTGCCGGCGGAAAGCTGATGAGTGTCAGAGCGGCGGGGTTGCCGCCGGGAACGTGCGTTACCGTCCGCGATCTCTTTTATAACGTTCCCGCCCGACGCAAGTTTCTCAAATCGGAGACCACCGAGCTGGGCCACATCGCCTCCCTTGTCACCCACTACTCTCTCGCTCATCCCGAGAAGAGCTTTGTCCTCAAGACACCGACGCAGGAAATCATGAACGTTGGGCCGGTGGCAAGCTACCAGGACCGAATTTTTCAGCTCTTTGGAAAGCAAGCACTCGATGAGCTTTTGGAACTCAAGGAGACAAAGGTGGCAGCGCCGCCAGCGCCCTGGGAAACGGGCTCGGCGGCCGCGGTGGGCGAGCCAGGCGACACCGAGCGCGAGCCGGCGGAGATGGCTATCCGCGGATTTGTCTCGAAGCCGGAGGTGCAGCGGCCAAATCGGAACGCAATCTACGTCTTTGTGAATCGCCGGCTTGTGCGGGATCGGCTGATCCTGCACGCCATTCACGAGGCTTATCGCAATATCCTGCCTTCGGATGCCTTTCCAACCGTACTGCTTTTTCTGGAACTTCCCTTTGCCGAGGTGGACGTCAACGTTCATCCCTCGAAGGTGGAAGTGCGCTTTCGTCATTCCGCGTGGGTTCACGACAGCGCCCGCGAGGCCATTCGGGCGGCGCTGACCGCGCTGAAGCCCATCGCCAGCTTTCCCAGCGTCGGCCGGCCGGCCCAACGAGCCGCCGGAGTGGCTGCTGCTGGCACAGGCCCGAGTCTTCAACAGGCGATTCCAACCGATGTTCCGATGTCGGATGGGGCGGGTTTCGAACTGGAACCCTATCAGCCGGCGCCGGAACCGCAACGGTTTTCGTTTGAAACGGGCGAAGCGATTCCGTTGGCTTTGTCGGACGAGTCCCGACAAGGCGTGACAGGAACCTTTGCAAATGCGGCCGGGCAGCCGGCGAGCACGGCGCCGACAACTACCGAAGCGGAAATCGCCAATCTGAAGCCATTGGGTCAGGTAAGCAACAGCTTCATCGTTGCGGTCAACGCCTCCGGTCTGTGGATTGTGGACCAGCACGTAGCCCACGAGCGGGTCCTGTTTGAGAGGCAGTTGCGCGAGCGGCAAGCCGGACAGGTGACCGGCCAGCGCCTTTTGATGCCCATAATCGTCCAGCTCAGCCCGTGCCAGCAGGCTACGTTCGACCAAATTGCCGCCGAGCTGCGCTCGAGCGGCTTCGACGTCGAGCCGTTTGGCCAGCGCACGGTAGCCATTCAATCGGCGCCAACCGGGATCAGCACGAGCGACCTGGACAAGCTGCTTGTCGAACTTCTGGACGGAGTCGAAAAAGACGCACAGACAACGAATGTAGAAACCCTCCGCAGGAAAATTGCCGCCTCGGTGTCGTGCCACGCGGCCATCAAGATCAACATGCCGCTCGATCAGCGGAAGATGGAATGGCTGCTGGGCGAGCTGGCGAAGACCGATTGTCCGATGAGCTGTCCGCATGGGCGGCCCATCGTATTGCGCTACAGTCTTCGAGAGATTGAAAAAGCTTTCAAGCGGGTTTAG
- the cmk gene encoding (d)CMP kinase — translation MKDRRRVIAIDGPVGSGKSTVAKRVAEKLGYAYVDSGAMYRAVARASLDRKISPADEEGVSRLAASLRVDLRPAADGLNVFVNGENVSARLRSREVSQATSELSRYAGVRAPMVAEQRRAAEANDLVMEGRDIGTVVFPDADLKIFLDASPEVRARRRFAEHQEKGEASDLGQIEKEIRERDKRDAGRKLSPLKRARDAVHIDTTALSAEETAELIVFLMKHKEATLSRG, via the coding sequence ATGAAGGATCGCCGGCGCGTGATTGCCATAGACGGTCCGGTTGGGTCGGGGAAGAGTACGGTGGCAAAACGGGTTGCGGAGAAGTTGGGCTACGCGTATGTGGATAGCGGGGCGATGTATCGCGCGGTAGCAAGGGCGTCGCTTGACCGCAAGATCTCTCCGGCGGATGAAGAGGGTGTTTCGCGACTGGCGGCTTCGCTGCGGGTGGACCTGAGGCCGGCGGCCGATGGGCTGAATGTTTTTGTGAATGGCGAGAACGTCTCCGCCCGTTTGCGAAGTCGAGAAGTGAGCCAGGCTACTTCCGAGTTGTCCCGATACGCCGGGGTGCGGGCGCCCATGGTGGCGGAGCAGCGCCGCGCGGCGGAAGCGAACGATCTGGTCATGGAAGGACGCGATATCGGGACAGTGGTCTTCCCTGACGCTGACCTGAAGATATTTCTCGACGCCTCCCCGGAGGTGCGGGCAAGGCGGCGCTTTGCCGAGCATCAGGAAAAGGGTGAGGCTTCCGACCTGGGCCAGATTGAAAAGGAAATCCGAGAACGGGACAAGCGAGACGCCGGGCGAAAGCTATCTCCGCTCAAGCGCGCCCGGGACGCGGTCCATATTGACACCACGGCGCTCTCAGCCGAGGAGACGGCGGAGCTCATCGTGTTTCTGATGAAACACAAGGAGGCGACGCTATCCCGGGGGTAG